From a region of the Paenibacillus sp. R14(2021) genome:
- a CDS encoding spore germination protein gives MEPSIPVDVSESMNINHDALQAIFHNCADVVFRPLKLSDHANILLVYIEELTDSNKLEQIISACMISRDFDRLAQYKIAIHFSEIVAKVLKGSTAIFLDGKPFAYVAELAAFKQRAINEPSNEASIRGPREGFTEDLKTNLSLIRRIISNSKLKFENHQAGELTNTSFVVAYIEDKVKPELLQEVRARLQSFHTNQLLDSGYIEEFIEDKSLSLFPQIQNTERPDTVSAGLLAGRVAIIVDGSPNALVLPMTFWAGFQAAEDHYERFLYVSAVRLIRFLLALMSCLLPSIYVALTTFHPQMIPLALMLSISASREGIPFPTVIETLLMELMFEGLREAGLRLPKAIGSAVSIVGALVIGEAAVQAGFISAPIVMIVAGTGIASFAFPSYSLALPFRILRFPLLVAGGVLGLYGVAIGIMFIMIHLVTLKSFGMPYLKPAAPIGRNFWKDTLMRMNKRYISAAQRKQ, from the coding sequence GTGGAGCCAAGCATTCCTGTGGATGTGAGCGAAAGCATGAACATTAATCATGACGCGCTGCAAGCCATTTTTCATAATTGCGCCGATGTCGTATTTAGACCGTTAAAGCTATCTGATCACGCGAACATTCTTCTCGTTTATATTGAAGAATTAACGGATTCGAACAAATTGGAACAGATTATATCGGCATGTATGATAAGTCGTGATTTCGATCGACTGGCGCAATATAAAATCGCCATTCACTTTTCGGAAATCGTGGCGAAAGTCCTGAAAGGAAGTACGGCCATCTTTCTAGATGGTAAGCCGTTTGCTTATGTAGCGGAGCTGGCCGCTTTCAAACAGCGCGCAATCAATGAACCTTCGAACGAGGCATCTATTCGCGGTCCGCGCGAGGGATTCACCGAAGACCTAAAAACAAATTTAAGCTTGATTCGAAGAATAATAAGCAATTCGAAACTCAAGTTCGAAAATCATCAAGCAGGAGAATTAACCAATACTTCGTTTGTCGTTGCGTACATCGAAGATAAAGTCAAACCGGAATTGCTTCAAGAAGTCAGGGCAAGACTTCAATCGTTCCACACGAATCAACTGCTCGATTCAGGTTATATTGAAGAATTTATTGAGGACAAGTCCTTATCCCTTTTCCCGCAAATCCAAAATACAGAACGTCCAGATACCGTTTCCGCAGGTTTGTTGGCAGGAAGAGTAGCCATTATCGTTGACGGCTCGCCGAACGCACTGGTGCTGCCAATGACATTCTGGGCAGGCTTTCAAGCAGCAGAAGACCATTATGAACGCTTCTTATACGTCTCGGCAGTCAGACTTATACGGTTCCTGCTGGCCCTCATGTCTTGTCTGCTTCCATCCATCTATGTTGCGCTTACGACGTTCCATCCACAGATGATCCCACTTGCGCTGATGCTTAGTATTTCAGCATCTAGAGAAGGAATTCCGTTTCCGACCGTTATTGAAACGCTGCTCATGGAGCTTATGTTCGAAGGATTACGGGAAGCCGGTCTTCGACTGCCTAAAGCCATCGGATCTGCTGTGAGCATCGTAGGTGCGCTTGTTATTGGGGAAGCAGCCGTCCAAGCTGGATTTATCTCTGCTCCCATCGTAATGATCGTCGCTGGTACCGGAATTGCTTCGTTCGCTTTTCCTAGCTATAGTTTGGCCTTGCCTTTTCGAATTCTACGCTTTCCGCTGCTGGTAGCAGGCGGAGTCCTTGGCCTGTACGGCGTTGCGATCGGGATTATGTTCATTATGATTCATCTTGTGACACTCAAGTCATTCGGTATGCCTTACTTAAAACCGGCAGCGCCTATTGGGCGGAATTTCTGGAAGGATACGCTGATGCGAATGAATAAACGATACATCTCGGCAGCTCAGCGAAAACAATGA
- a CDS encoding Ger(x)C family spore germination protein: MTQALMLSGCWDRNEINDYAFWIGTALDLSENGKLQKSAQIAVPADYKSVKGGGGNNQRANIVLTATGSSIGDLTQQIQDKLPRRVFLGHRRSIFIGEKLARKGLIDVMDQFTRNTDTRLRTDIFVVNNGEGKELLNINSPFNQFSAIVAVEQDRFCRLGDTALRDVLIDAGRDGIRPSMPMVEISPKNQQEKSKIFDVRSVAIFNKHLQMVGEVSGRESLDLFWAKGVLKNQFVTEELEEGSIALYESNLKQSIRTAFDGNKLKAHIILAGTGRVLENNMDIDLSVSSERNRVERRLNAIKAKQVEETIKKLQLKYGQDVIGIGEEFHREHPYRWKELRNRWDQLFPTVEVSVSVKMNIQSTGDIRRRIIGKGERE, translated from the coding sequence TTGACACAGGCATTGATGCTCTCCGGATGCTGGGACAGAAATGAGATTAATGATTACGCATTCTGGATTGGAACTGCCTTGGACTTATCGGAGAACGGCAAACTTCAAAAAAGCGCCCAAATCGCGGTTCCCGCCGATTACAAGAGTGTCAAGGGCGGCGGGGGAAACAATCAAAGGGCGAACATTGTATTAACGGCGACCGGATCGTCCATCGGAGATTTGACGCAGCAGATTCAAGACAAGCTGCCTCGCAGAGTCTTTCTTGGGCATCGCAGATCCATTTTTATCGGAGAGAAGCTGGCACGGAAAGGATTAATCGACGTAATGGATCAATTTACGCGAAATACCGATACGCGTCTGCGGACGGATATTTTCGTTGTGAATAACGGAGAAGGAAAGGAACTATTGAATATTAACAGTCCGTTCAACCAATTCTCTGCGATCGTGGCTGTTGAACAAGACCGGTTTTGCCGCTTAGGAGACACGGCCTTACGAGATGTCTTAATCGATGCAGGGCGGGATGGCATTCGCCCTTCCATGCCGATGGTCGAGATTTCGCCGAAGAATCAGCAGGAGAAAAGCAAAATATTCGATGTCAGATCCGTTGCCATCTTTAATAAACATTTGCAGATGGTCGGGGAGGTGAGCGGGAGAGAATCGTTGGATTTATTCTGGGCCAAAGGTGTATTGAAAAATCAATTCGTTACGGAAGAGTTGGAAGAAGGGAGCATAGCTTTATATGAATCCAATCTAAAACAATCGATCCGAACTGCATTTGATGGCAATAAGCTGAAGGCGCATATAATACTAGCGGGAACCGGAAGGGTGCTTGAAAACAATATGGACATTGATCTTTCTGTATCCAGCGAACGCAATCGGGTCGAACGCAGGTTAAACGCAATAAAAGCAAAGCAAGTGGAAGAAACCATAAAGAAGCTGCAGCTTAAGTATGGACAGGATGTAATCGGAATCGGTGAGGAGTTTCACCGAGAGCATCCTTATCGCTGGAAAGAACTTCGGAATAGATGGGATCAATTATTTCCGACGGTTGAAGTGTCGGTTAGCGTCAAAATGAATATTCAGAGTACGGGAGATATACGCAGGCGGATCATAGGAAAAGGAGAACGAGAATGA
- a CDS encoding endospore germination permease, producing MKISTWQLFWIFTTLEISMSIWLTISPTVENANQDAWISFAVAGLIGLVETLILVRVSQRHSSHTLVEFTQKLFGKWAGKLISLMYIAVWYSVCSDILRIFSLFIKQVLFHDTPVWVISALMVSAMVYINIAGSVEAIARFSEIAGPLILIGIVITFALNIPNLHLSLLLPMYADSGVVPIIKGSFVNASFLGESMMIMMLTPFIAKPEKLLKPILLAICIPSLIAIVATIMVIATFGTSIGSTMYFPYFAMVRFINYLEFVQNMDVWIVFIWIFSVLVKLSIYLFINSYGTAQLFGSKKWRGMIGFTAPVIFAISLLPTNIYGVMDYANFVWIPYIFPIFIVGLPVIFLLVSLIRGRSFAAS from the coding sequence ATGAAAATTTCAACTTGGCAGTTGTTTTGGATATTTACAACGTTAGAGATCTCGATGTCGATCTGGCTAACGATATCACCAACGGTTGAAAACGCCAACCAAGACGCGTGGATCTCTTTTGCCGTGGCAGGTTTAATTGGTCTGGTCGAAACGTTGATTTTAGTTCGAGTCAGCCAGCGGCATTCTTCCCATACGCTGGTAGAGTTTACTCAAAAGCTGTTTGGGAAGTGGGCCGGAAAGTTAATTAGTCTGATGTATATTGCGGTATGGTATTCCGTTTGTTCCGATATATTACGAATATTTTCATTATTTATTAAGCAGGTTCTATTCCACGATACGCCGGTATGGGTGATCTCAGCTTTGATGGTATCGGCAATGGTTTATATCAACATCGCCGGCAGTGTCGAGGCTATTGCACGTTTCAGTGAAATAGCAGGGCCCTTAATTCTCATCGGCATTGTCATTACATTTGCATTAAATATACCCAATTTGCACCTATCGCTTCTGCTGCCGATGTACGCGGATTCTGGAGTCGTACCCATTATCAAGGGGTCGTTCGTGAATGCGTCCTTCCTTGGAGAATCCATGATGATTATGATGTTAACGCCTTTTATCGCGAAGCCTGAAAAGCTGCTTAAGCCGATTCTATTGGCCATTTGTATTCCATCCCTAATCGCAATTGTAGCGACAATTATGGTCATTGCAACATTCGGAACATCAATCGGATCGACCATGTATTTTCCGTATTTTGCTATGGTTCGCTTTATTAATTATCTGGAGTTCGTTCAAAATATGGATGTCTGGATTGTGTTCATCTGGATTTTCAGCGTATTAGTAAAGCTGTCCATTTACTTGTTCATCAACAGTTATGGAACAGCACAATTGTTTGGTAGCAAGAAATGGCGGGGAATGATTGGATTCACTGCACCCGTCATATTCGCTATTTCCTTACTGCCTACAAACATCTATGGTGTGATGGATTATGCGAACTTTGTTTGGATTCCATACATTTTCCCTATTTTCATCGTCGGTTTACCGGTTATTTTTCTTCTTGTTAGTCTTATTAGAGGCCGGTCATTCGCAGCTTCATAG
- a CDS encoding iron-containing alcohol dehydrogenase — translation MDNFQFQNPTKLIFGKGTLKNLQSEIPAYGKRVLLLYGGGSIKRSGLYDQVMDQLKELDAFVVELGGVEPNPRLTTVNKGISLIRENKLDFILAVGGGSVIDCAKSIAAGTHYEGDVWDIVINKAVPVAATPIGVVLTLAATGSEMNGNSVITNWELKSKRYFGSILVYPKFSILDPELTYSVPLDQTIYGIVDIMSHVFEQYFHATESAPIQEQIGEAILRTVIETAPKLVKELNNYDYRAIMMLNGTLALNGLLAMGVRTDWATHNIEHAVSAVHDIPHGGGLAILFPHWMEHVAKTRPEKIAQLGERVFNLAKEGKSDAQLAAETIASLRAFWTSIGAPATLSYYDIDETEIEKMVESAMITPTIGSYVPLKAEDVRNLLRKSL, via the coding sequence ATGGATAACTTTCAATTTCAAAATCCGACGAAGCTTATTTTTGGAAAAGGTACGCTGAAAAATTTACAGTCCGAAATCCCGGCATACGGCAAGCGCGTACTTCTTCTATATGGCGGAGGGAGCATCAAACGAAGCGGTTTATACGATCAAGTGATGGATCAACTAAAAGAACTTGATGCATTTGTCGTTGAGCTAGGCGGGGTTGAGCCAAATCCCCGGCTTACTACGGTTAATAAAGGGATCAGCCTGATTAGAGAAAACAAGCTGGATTTCATTCTGGCTGTAGGAGGAGGCAGCGTTATCGACTGCGCGAAATCCATTGCAGCAGGAACGCACTATGAAGGCGATGTGTGGGATATCGTAATCAATAAGGCCGTGCCGGTAGCTGCTACGCCGATCGGCGTTGTCTTGACATTGGCAGCTACCGGCAGCGAAATGAACGGCAACTCGGTCATTACGAATTGGGAATTAAAAAGCAAGCGTTACTTTGGTTCAATCCTTGTTTATCCCAAATTCAGCATTCTGGATCCGGAATTAACGTATTCCGTTCCGCTTGATCAAACGATCTACGGAATTGTGGACATCATGTCGCATGTGTTTGAACAATATTTCCATGCCACCGAAAGCGCACCCATACAGGAACAAATTGGCGAAGCTATCCTGCGAACGGTTATTGAGACAGCGCCGAAGCTGGTGAAAGAGCTGAACAATTACGATTACCGTGCAATTATGATGCTAAACGGTACGCTTGCATTAAACGGACTATTGGCGATGGGTGTACGTACCGATTGGGCGACGCACAATATCGAACACGCCGTTTCGGCCGTTCACGATATTCCGCATGGCGGCGGATTGGCGATTCTATTCCCGCATTGGATGGAACACGTCGCGAAGACTAGACCTGAGAAAATTGCGCAGTTAGGCGAACGGGTATTCAATCTTGCGAAGGAAGGCAAGTCCGATGCACAGTTGGCCGCAGAAACAATCGCAAGTCTGAGGGCATTTTGGACTTCAATTGGCGCGCCGGCAACGCTTTCGTATTACGACATTGATGAGACGGAAATCGAGAAAATGGTGGAAAGCGCCATGATCACTCCGACGATTGGTAGTTATGTGCCGTTAAAGGCTGAGGATGTTCGTAACCTATTACGAAAATCACTTTAA
- a CDS encoding SDR family NAD(P)-dependent oxidoreductase: MVNVSSLNGVIGMPSLGYYSASKFALVGLTEAFWQEVEPLGIKVLLLEPGGMKTGIMQKIVNSTGHNQDD; the protein is encoded by the coding sequence ATTGTTAATGTCTCTTCTCTCAACGGAGTAATTGGGATGCCATCGCTTGGCTATTACAGTGCAAGTAAATTCGCTCTTGTAGGCCTGACAGAAGCATTCTGGCAAGAAGTAGAGCCGCTTGGCATTAAGGTTCTACTCTTAGAACCGGGCGGCATGAAAACTGGAATCATGCAAAAAATCGTCAATAGCACCGGTCATAATCAAGATGATTGA
- a CDS encoding GH32 C-terminal domain-containing protein has protein sequence MEEKELYRENVRPQFHFTTEKGWIGGVIGLDWQAGQWHLRYEHRELGSGEPAKRAGYATSKDLIHWHEAEANSDGRHMAYTNAKRPLESQLIELPVDGNRHQLKWLRLYDNQTYELGQFIEQRFIAETARMPFGTGWLANAWTLKEADKRCILVGTGHGNPASESPSEQLLLIPTELKLRTTEQGIRLQAMPVHELERLRIWHRRWSGVDVHHEQRFAQELQFRIAPGEWPDIRILPADNYPDAITSDLLDVELALEAEADTLLDIELYGIGITVDMSRQQLQCQGVTVPLPAVRGTLTLRMLLDTASLELFACEGEAIMSVAARPDYAKRTIQLQCPRGRVSAAAIEVFGLRGIWPKPEARQLIQDAAEDDTVVYRSNSYTIFNHRIEDAVYGEPPAYVPDRNTIVSPTRVIEDFVWRDTEWNDMTRVIDRDSVWHPRAEIASLPDLHTGHATIDAAYRLASDIFYRCGSAEFALQGEVGMWTAGQFQGPGEGFGVWVRDTMHVALRSGNILDPEGARRSLLRTTTGGFDNGVDGTAMPIVGIWDYYLATGDLSLVQETWFNLKRRIAKLEESFDTDQGLVRAEQSTSNDAFPEPECGGFSLATEIYFMEAFRAMARMGAYMEEPEHQVKAWTDMGELLLRNIQSQYWNEEAGYYTSGPIGSDSYVHGYWESSGQEMAMWPRYGIATKAQRKSILDRLPEVAMNEFGVNVFPYRQETNHFCNSAWVVWTSGMAAAAGREGRLDLLTTFIAQQVRNGVMNKTFYEVIDFETGKAWRWPGQLWHAAGFISYFYLGVLGMEYEEQGLIFAPAVPEMLRDLHVENLRYRAAQLEIVVHGWGTAFIMKCNGETVTHMPADISGKHMIEFWAVEPGEAEFK, from the coding sequence GTGGAAGAGAAAGAGTTGTACCGAGAGAACGTTCGCCCGCAGTTTCATTTTACGACGGAGAAGGGCTGGATCGGCGGAGTGATCGGCCTGGATTGGCAAGCGGGACAGTGGCATCTCAGGTATGAACATCGGGAGTTGGGCAGCGGCGAGCCGGCTAAAAGGGCAGGATACGCGACCAGCAAGGATCTCATCCACTGGCATGAGGCCGAAGCGAATTCCGATGGTCGGCATATGGCGTACACGAATGCTAAGCGCCCATTGGAATCCCAGCTCATTGAGCTGCCGGTGGACGGCAATCGGCATCAGCTGAAATGGCTTCGACTCTATGACAACCAGACCTATGAGCTTGGTCAATTCATCGAGCAGCGATTCATCGCTGAAACGGCCCGAATGCCGTTCGGTACAGGGTGGTTGGCTAATGCATGGACGTTGAAGGAAGCCGATAAACGTTGTATCTTGGTCGGCACCGGTCATGGGAACCCGGCTTCGGAATCACCGTCTGAACAGCTGCTGCTTATTCCGACTGAGCTGAAGCTGCGTACGACGGAGCAGGGAATCCGGCTGCAAGCGATGCCTGTTCATGAACTAGAGCGTCTGCGCATCTGGCATAGAAGATGGTCAGGCGTTGACGTGCATCATGAGCAGCGATTTGCGCAGGAATTGCAATTTCGAATCGCTCCGGGTGAATGGCCGGATATACGAATCTTACCAGCCGACAATTATCCGGATGCGATCACTTCGGATCTGCTTGATGTCGAGCTGGCGCTTGAAGCCGAGGCGGATACGCTGCTCGACATTGAGCTGTACGGGATCGGTATTACGGTGGATATGAGTCGGCAGCAGCTTCAATGCCAGGGCGTAACCGTGCCGTTGCCGGCCGTAAGAGGGACCTTAACGCTTCGCATGCTGCTGGATACGGCATCGCTTGAGCTATTCGCCTGCGAGGGCGAGGCTATCATGTCCGTTGCGGCTAGGCCGGACTATGCCAAACGTACGATTCAGCTGCAATGTCCTAGAGGAAGGGTAAGCGCGGCAGCTATTGAAGTATTCGGGCTTCGCGGCATTTGGCCGAAGCCGGAAGCAAGGCAGCTCATTCAGGACGCAGCCGAGGACGATACGGTGGTCTACCGGTCGAACAGCTACACGATCTTCAATCATCGCATCGAAGACGCCGTTTACGGAGAACCGCCGGCTTACGTGCCTGACCGTAATACCATCGTTTCGCCGACGCGCGTTATTGAAGATTTTGTGTGGCGCGATACGGAATGGAATGATATGACCCGGGTCATCGACCGCGATTCGGTATGGCATCCCCGCGCAGAGATAGCGAGCCTCCCGGACCTTCATACCGGACATGCGACGATCGATGCGGCGTATCGCTTAGCCTCTGACATCTTCTATCGGTGCGGTTCGGCCGAATTTGCGCTTCAGGGTGAGGTGGGCATGTGGACGGCGGGGCAGTTCCAAGGACCGGGCGAAGGCTTCGGCGTGTGGGTGCGGGATACGATGCACGTGGCCCTGCGTTCGGGTAATATATTGGACCCGGAAGGCGCGAGAAGATCGCTGCTCCGAACGACAACGGGCGGCTTCGATAATGGCGTCGACGGCACGGCTATGCCTATTGTCGGCATCTGGGATTATTATTTGGCGACTGGCGACCTGTCTTTGGTACAAGAAACCTGGTTCAATCTCAAGCGTCGTATCGCCAAGCTGGAAGAGAGCTTCGATACGGACCAAGGACTGGTTCGTGCCGAGCAATCCACATCCAATGATGCTTTCCCCGAGCCTGAATGCGGCGGCTTCAGCCTTGCCACTGAAATTTATTTCATGGAGGCCTTCCGGGCTATGGCGCGAATGGGCGCATACATGGAAGAACCAGAGCATCAAGTGAAGGCTTGGACGGACATGGGAGAGCTTCTGTTGCGCAATATTCAAAGTCAATATTGGAACGAAGAAGCGGGTTATTATACAAGCGGCCCGATTGGCAGCGATAGCTATGTTCACGGCTATTGGGAATCCTCCGGACAAGAGATGGCCATGTGGCCGCGTTACGGAATTGCCACGAAGGCGCAGCGGAAAAGCATATTGGACCGGCTTCCGGAAGTTGCGATGAATGAGTTCGGCGTCAATGTGTTCCCTTACCGCCAAGAAACGAACCACTTCTGCAACTCGGCTTGGGTTGTCTGGACAAGCGGGATGGCGGCTGCCGCGGGAAGGGAAGGACGCTTGGATCTCTTAACGACTTTCATTGCGCAGCAGGTGCGTAACGGCGTCATGAATAAGACGTTCTATGAAGTCATTGATTTTGAGACCGGTAAAGCATGGCGCTGGCCGGGCCAGCTGTGGCATGCCGCAGGCTTCATCTCTTACTTTTACTTGGGCGTTTTGGGGATGGAATATGAGGAGCAGGGTCTTATTTTTGCCCCGGCAGTGCCCGAAATGCTGCGTGATCTTCACGTAGAGAACCTTCGCTACCGGGCTGCGCAGCTGGAAATCGTCGTCCATGGCTGGGGGACGGCATTCATCATGAAATGTAACGGAGAAACGGTAACGCATATGCCAGCCGATATAAGCGGCAAGCACATGATCGAATTTTGGGCTGTAGAGCCAGGAGAGGCGGAATTCAAGTGA
- a CDS encoding glycoside hydrolase family 32 protein, with protein sequence MNQNLYRPTYHFMPEQNWMNDPNGTIFFEGYYHLFYQYNPYGDKWGTIHWGHARSLDLVHWEHLPIALYPSGELGEVHCFSGCAVHDGTEARIFYTSIGDGERNPATGAEQWMAASTDGLLTWQKHPGNPVITSAVHGDADVRDWRDPFVWREGEDWFMVIGGSSEGKGCVTIYKSEDLTSWTFLNFLYKDEGEFSCECPLIYREGDRYVLIYSPGGVVQYITGTLSDSYQLVPEARGVVDPGSWEGYYAPNLLIDDRNRCILFGWMPDEARGKFEGISGWSGVQALPRELTLTDSGKLAIKPVPELQKLRGRHSGQEELVPAGADRIAGIEGRALELSLELDLAGAESPFRISVLRSADGQEETCIVIDRAAQQITIDRSRSSLSPLPHSTPISGNYETTDGRLKLNIFVDHSTVEAFCNETMCLSARVYPTLAHSTGVLLYGEPAHSPLIQFDLWELSQ encoded by the coding sequence GTGAATCAAAATTTGTACAGACCGACCTATCATTTTATGCCAGAGCAGAACTGGATGAATGATCCGAACGGCACGATCTTTTTCGAGGGGTATTATCATTTGTTCTACCAATATAACCCGTATGGCGACAAGTGGGGAACCATTCATTGGGGGCATGCACGCAGCTTGGATCTCGTGCACTGGGAGCATCTTCCGATCGCCCTTTACCCGTCCGGAGAGCTTGGCGAAGTGCATTGTTTCTCCGGCTGTGCCGTGCATGACGGGACGGAAGCTAGAATCTTCTACACGAGCATCGGCGATGGCGAGCGTAATCCGGCGACGGGCGCCGAGCAGTGGATGGCGGCAAGCACCGACGGCCTGCTGACCTGGCAGAAGCATCCGGGCAATCCTGTCATCACGTCCGCGGTTCACGGCGATGCGGATGTCAGGGATTGGAGGGATCCATTCGTATGGCGGGAAGGCGAGGACTGGTTTATGGTCATCGGTGGATCGTCTGAAGGCAAGGGCTGCGTCACGATTTACAAATCGGAGGATCTCACAAGCTGGACATTCCTGAACTTTCTCTATAAGGATGAAGGTGAATTCTCGTGCGAATGTCCGCTGATCTACCGTGAAGGTGACCGGTATGTGCTCATCTACTCGCCGGGTGGCGTCGTGCAATATATAACGGGGACGCTATCGGATTCGTATCAATTGGTTCCTGAAGCGAGAGGCGTCGTCGACCCTGGGAGCTGGGAAGGCTACTATGCGCCGAACCTGCTTATCGATGACCGAAACAGATGTATTCTGTTCGGCTGGATGCCTGATGAGGCGAGAGGGAAGTTCGAAGGCATCTCCGGCTGGTCCGGCGTTCAGGCGCTGCCGCGGGAGCTTACGCTGACCGATTCGGGCAAGCTTGCCATAAAACCTGTCCCCGAGCTGCAGAAGCTGCGCGGGCGTCACTCCGGACAGGAAGAGCTCGTTCCAGCTGGTGCTGACCGAATTGCAGGTATCGAAGGCAGAGCGCTTGAGCTGAGCCTTGAGCTCGATCTTGCCGGTGCCGAATCGCCGTTTCGTATCAGTGTCCTGCGCTCTGCGGACGGCCAAGAAGAGACGTGCATCGTGATCGATCGGGCCGCGCAGCAAATTACGATCGACCGAAGCCGGTCGAGCTTGTCGCCTTTGCCGCACAGCACGCCGATATCCGGCAATTACGAGACGACGGACGGACGGCTGAAGCTTAACATATTCGTCGACCATTCGACAGTCGAAGCGTTCTGCAACGAGACCATGTGCCTATCTGCTAGAGTCTATCCTACGCTTGCGCATAGTACGGGCGTCCTGCTGTATGGGGAACCGGCACATTCGCCGCTCATTCAATTCGATCTATGGGAACTGTCGCAGTAA
- the hutP gene encoding hut operon transcriptional regulator HutP produces MMQNFSEDAAFPIGKLSILLAVLQNHEWKQTVEQMLISQGFKYTIGRVGAMDMIKVVAAIETAGKNNRIIDSENYREVHALYHAIIEAIQSIGRGVVQFGDILRTVGLTFTIVRGEMTGAIAHEGEWIAVCVYGTIGAPKKGFEHEAIGFGFNHI; encoded by the coding sequence ATGATGCAAAACTTTTCAGAGGACGCAGCCTTTCCGATCGGCAAGCTATCGATTCTACTGGCCGTTCTTCAGAATCATGAATGGAAGCAAACGGTCGAACAAATGCTGATTTCGCAAGGCTTTAAGTATACGATCGGTCGTGTTGGCGCGATGGATATGATTAAAGTGGTGGCAGCCATCGAAACCGCGGGCAAGAATAACCGCATCATTGACAGCGAGAATTACCGCGAGGTCCATGCTTTATATCATGCGATCATCGAAGCTATCCAGAGCATCGGCAGAGGCGTCGTACAGTTTGGCGATATTTTGCGGACGGTAGGGTTGACCTTTACGATTGTGAGGGGCGAGATGACTGGAGCGATCGCGCATGAGGGAGAATGGATTGCGGTTTGCGTATACGGCACCATAGGTGCTCCTAAGAAAGGCTTCGAGCATGAGGCCATTGGATTTGGTTTTAATCATATCTAG